In the Paralichthys olivaceus isolate ysfri-2021 chromosome 17, ASM2471397v2, whole genome shotgun sequence genome, one interval contains:
- the nsmaf gene encoding protein FAN codes for MASLKMQERTKERFSLLLLDLEEFYFEQHIAYHVPNISKKERKSRGSFKVCSRSIIFDPEDLTEPILKIPLRDCKKIEFVEKENNPFNEPRPSAISVSCGQVIYIKESNVISPYRNERGLKKINFQLEVWTKTEDVVQTLLQLHRASCLEKLGDQTAMIAANLQSRLARSSFDKNCFQNVAEKPHMECAVEMVTPLVSNPGHVCITDENLYFQPLNGFPKHVIQIKLHRVRRIYKRRHGLRPLGLEVFCTENDFCSDIYLKFYLSADRDEIYYYIATFLENHMTEHTAESYMLQWQRGHLSNYQYLLHLNNLADRSCNDLSQYPIFPWVVADYTSSQLDMTNTATFRDLSKPVGALNKERLERLLARYRGMPEPRFIYGSHYSSPGYVLFYLARVAPEHMLCLQNGRYDHADRMFNSIGETWRNCLEGATDFKELIPEFYGDDCSFLENKLSLDLGRRQNGSLVGDVALPTWASDAGDFLQKHRTALESQYVSEHLHEWIDLVFGFKQRGGEAVAAHNVFHPLTYEGGIDFDSIKDPDERIAMLTQTLEFGQTPTQLFTSPHPQRITPRFHNITRSSSINSPVSELSPSSQSEDSSFEDLTEESKKMAWANMGTLTQVSSHKIHKEAVTGIAVTRDGAAIFSTSQDSSLKMFSKELKEFQRSMSFSNMALSSCLMLADGKTVACSSWDNNVYFYSIPYGRRQDTLMGHDDAVSEMCWYDDRLYTASWDSTVKVWQCVCDASSSHKRSQFELLAELEHDTGVNTAGLNPAGTLLVSGCKDGAVTIWDTSSYETLQQIHCHTGTIHRAAFSPDSRHILSIGADSCMKVIDVQTGMVISTVKAEEEQRCFCWDGNSVLCGGQSGDLLLWDLLSNTVTKKIGAHSGAVTAMWINDLCSTVITGGEDRQMIFWKLQS; via the exons ATGGCTTCTCTAAAGATGCAAGAACGGACCAAAGAGAG GTTTTCTCTCTTGTTGCTGGATTTggaggagttttattttgaacagcACATTGCCTACCACGTcccaaacatttcaaaaaaggAGAG AAAAAGCAGAGGCTCATTTAAAGTCTGTTCCAGATCAATCATATTTGATCCTGAGGATCTCACAGAGCCAATTCTGAAG ATTCCTCTTCGAGACTGTAAGAAGATTGAGTTTGTGGAGAAAGAGAACAACCCTTTCAATGA GCCTCGACCATCAGCCATCTCTGTTTCATGTGGACAG GTCATTTACATCAAAGAAAGCAACGTTATCTCACCTTACAGAAATGAGAGG GGattaaagaaaattaattttcaACTGGAGGTTTGGACTAAAACTGAAGACGTCGTTCAAACGTTACTTCAG CTTCACAGAGCATCGTGTCTGGAAAAGCTCGGAGACCAGACTGCAATG ATTGCAGCTAATTTACAGTCACGATTGGCGAGGTCATCGTTTGACAAAAACTg TTTTCAGAACGTGGCCGAGAAGCCTCACATGGAGTGTGCTGTGGAGATGGTCACGCCTCTGGTGTCCAACCCAGGTCACGTCTGCATCACAGATGAAAACCTTTACTTCCAGCCGCTGAACGGATTTCCG AAACACGTGATTCAAATCAAACTCCACAGAGTCAGGAGAATCTACAAAAGACGCCATggcctcagaccactg GGTCTGGAGGTATTCTGCACTGAGAACGACTTCTGCTCCGACATCTACCTGAAGTTTTACCTCTCCgctgacagagatgaaatcTACTACTACATCGCCACTTTCCTGG AGAACCACATGACGGAGCACACAGCAGAGAGCTACATGCTGCAGTGGCAGAGAGGTCATCTCAGTAACTATCAGTATCTCCTCCACCTCAACAACCTGGCGGACCGCAGCTGCAACGACCTCTCCCAGTATCCCATCTTCCCCTGGGTGGTCGCCGACTACACCAGCTCACAGTTAG ACATGACGAACACCGCCACATTCAGAGACCTGAGTAAACCAGTGGGAGCTCTGAACAAAGAGCGTCTGGAACGACTGCTG GCTCGCTACAGAGGCATGCCTGAACCTCGCTTCATTTACGGCAGTCACTACTCGTCTCCAGGCTACGTCCTCTTCTACCTGGCCAGAGTTG CTCCAGAGCACATGCTGTGTCTCCAGAACGGTCGCTACGACCACGCAGATCGCATGTTTAACAG CATCGGTGAAACATGGAGAAACTGCTTAGAGGGAGCAACTGACTTCAAAGAg CTGATTCCAGAGTTTTACGGGGACGACTGCAGCTTTCTGGAAAACAAGCTGAGTCTGGATTTGGGCAGAAGGCAGAATGGAAGCTTAGTCGGGGATGTCGCTCTTCCTACGTGGGCCTCAG ATGCTGGTGATTTTCTCCAGAAGCACAGGACGGCACTGGAGAGTCAGTACGTGTCAGAGCATCTTCACGAGTGGATTGACCTGGTGTTTGGCTTCAAACAGAGAGGCGGTGAAGCTGTAGCAGCTCATAATG TATTTCACCCTCTGACCTATGAAGGTGGCATCGACTTTGACAG CATCAAGGACCCCGACGAGAGAATCGCCATGCTGACACAGACCCTGGAGTTTGGTCAGACGCCCACGCAGCTGTTCACCAGCCCCCACCCTCAGAGGATCACGCCACGGTTTCACAACATCACTCGGAGCTCCAGCATCAACTCACCAGTCAGTGAACTGTCTCCAT CCTCTCAGAGCGAGGACTCATCCTTCGAGGACCTGACTGAGGAGAGCAAGAAGATGGCGTGGGCAAACATGGGCACCTTGACCCAGGTCTCCAGCCACAAGATCCATAAAGA AGCTGTGACGGGCATTGCTGTGACCCGAGACGGAGCAGCCATTTTCTCCACATCCCAAG ACTCATCACTGAAGATGTTTTCCAAAGAGCTGAAGGAGTTCCAGAGAAGCATGTCCTTCTCTAACATG gccTTGTCGTCATGTTTGATGCTGGCAGATGGTAAAACTGTGGCGTGTTCTTCATGGGACAACAACGT TTATTTCTACTCCATCCCGTACGGCAGGCGGCAGGACACGCTGATGGGTCATGATGATGCAGTCAGTGAAATGTGTTGGTATGACGACCGACTGTACACGGCATCGTGGGACTCCACTGTCAAG GtttggcagtgtgtgtgtgacgccTCCTCCAGTCACAAGAGATCCCAGTTTGAGCTGCTGGCTGAGTTGGAACACGATACTGGG GTAAACACCGCAGGTCTGAATCCAGCGGGGACTCTGTTGGTGTCGGGCTGTAAAGACGGCGCCGTCACCATCTGGGACACGAGCAGCTACGAAACCCTGCAGCAAATTCACTGTCACACAGGAACCATCCACCGTGCTGCCTTCAGTCCTG ATAGTCGACACATTCTCAGCATCGGAGCCGACTCCTGCATGAAGGTTATCGATGTCCAGACAGGAATGGTGATCTCAACGgtgaaagcagaggaggagcagag gtgtttctGCTGGGATGGGAACTCAGTGCTGTGCGGGGGCCAGTCAGGTGACCTCCTGCTGTGGGACCTGCTCAGCAACACGGTCACCAAGAAGATCGGCGCACACTCAG GTGCTGTCACGGCGATGTGGATAAATGATTTGTGCAGCACGGTGATCACAGggggagaggacagacagatgatCTTCTGGAAACTTCAGAGTTAA
- the LOC109629617 gene encoding UDP-N-acetylglucosamine transporter TMEM241 homolog, producing MSWRRHISGCVFSLVFVVSYFTNKFVLSVLKFTYPTLFQGWQTFIGFLLLLLFGKLGWVEMSRITRSAALPWLPASLLFVGNIYAGSRALAHIEIPFFFTLQNSSHVVSYTILKVAHREKMRWMTFISICLMLLSAINLPLYDPQFDNSGYLWAVAHLFCVGAYRVFQVHYKPSNLSDLEIQCINYLCSVLLLAAAAHPTGDLMAAMEFPSLQSYTFHCGCCASALLGFLLLLATVKLKTGLSLEHFRIWCFLSKVTAVCLSPLVFSTEITAPSLICVLVSHVGEALLVYSDREPQL from the exons ATGTCGTGGAGACGTCACATCAGCGGCTGCGTCTTCAGCCTCGTCTTCGTTGTGTCTTATTTCACCAACAAG tttgtcctgTCTGTGTTAAAATTCACATATCCAACGTTATTTCAAGG ATGGCAGACGTTCATcgggtttcttcttcttctgctcttcGGGAAGCTGGGATGGGTGGAGATGAGCCGCATCACCAG ATCAGCAGCTCTGCCCTGGCTCCCGGCCTCCCTCCTGTTTGTAGGAAACATATATGCTGGATCTAGAGCCTTAGCACACATT GAAATCCCTTTTTTCTTCACACTCCAGAATTCCTCTCACGTTGTTAGCTACACAATTCTGAAGGTTGCTCATAGAGAG AAGATGCGCTGGATGACATTCATCAG cATCTGTCTCATGCTGCTTTCAGCCATCAACCTCCCCCTCTATGACCCGCAG TTTGACAACAGCGGGTACCTGTGGGCCGTTGCTCATCTGTTCTGTGTTG GTGCATACAGGGTGTTTCAAGTTCATTACAAGCCCAGTAATTTAAG tGACCTTGAAATACAGTGCATTAACTACTTGTGCAG TGttctgctgctggctgctgctgctcatcctACAG GCGACCTCATGGCTGCCATGGAGTTCCCCTCCCTTCAGTCCTACACATttcactgtggctgctgtgcCAG TGCCCTGCTGGGGTTTTTGCTGCTGTTGGCCACCGTCAAACTAAAGACTGGACTCTCCCTCGAGCACTTTAGGATCTGGTGTTTTTTATCAAAG GTTACTGCCGTGTGCCTCTCTCCGTTGGTTTTCTCCACGGAAATAACTGCTCCATCTCTGATTTG TGTGCTCGTCAGTCATGTCGGGGAGGCCTTGCTGGTGTATTCTGACAGAGAACCTCAGCTTTGA
- the rbbp8 gene encoding DNA endonuclease RBBP8 isoform X2 produces the protein MRMSSPGPSSGTNRPAELFEDLWRQLGECHQNALQELETKVGRLKKERCLDAQRLEVFYSRNQQLKEQNTSLQDAISLLEERLRAGECDRCAILEENLKNDQEQNLRLIAELKNERNVLKDENRKLQAEVQNLKMSCSELQQVSAPEQEEGVIPDSPVMPSSLPAANRLKKRKNVDKSRRVRYTERPLTHSNNSLFSELKPVDAAKNPGTAEVLVHNTCDLDASQISNGSSPDREEVIAETCAFELLVKHPMKSDVAAVQPRSSNPLWKNNVSLNPDSTMESSPSLLPRVKRFSADSFNHKAKRKKEEIQRKEDNKHGTQERVDSQKEGKHTEPELIERTSTPNQSLVKQLPDSKDKERQVDSGQNEPSLFSASPAFKKPDVRCKGSGDGAGRKRTPLQDVSRDRHEAENAERKCKVEPMWSIDPALALSMYDSEWRGDEQTEKECHGELPDTDCTWVSHSLLQRQGENDRAREDSVSGLGEKANDSLDMMFDTTACGEYMSYNSSHVGHSHHCGGDDDDDDEEEEEEEEEEEKENEQDAPENSPGQSKSRHPTFAHVAVVRKKDERRKLKGATCKECEIYYAHLPEEEKQNKLSACSRHRFLYIPPSTPENFWEVGFPSTQTCIERGYIKEEKNPKARSRRRQPLNALFSPKQES, from the exons ATGAGGATGAGCAGCCCAGGGCCGAGCAGTGGGACAAACAGACCAGCTGAACTCTTCGAGGACTTGTGGAGGCAGCTCGGAGAGTGTCACCAGAATGCACTTCAAG aACTGGAGACAAAAGTGGGCAGGTTGAAGAAGGAGCGCTGTTT AGATGCTCAGAGGCTTGAGGTGTTTTACAGTCGCAACCAGCAGCTGAAGGAGCAGAACACAAGCCTGCAGGATGCCATCAGCCTCTTGGAGGAAAG gCTCCGAGCAGGAGAATGTGATCGATGTGCCATTTTAGAGGAGAACCTGAAAAACGACCAGGAGCAGAATCTGCGTCTCATCGCTGAACTGA agaatgaaagaaacgTCCTGAAGGATGAGAACAGAAAACTACAAGCTGAAGTGCAGAACTTAAAGATGTCTTG CTCCGAGCTCCAACAGGTCTCAGCCCCAGAACAGGAAGAAGGCGTCATCCCTGACTCACCAGTAATGCCGAGCTCGCTGCCCGCGGCGAACAGACTGAAGAAACGTAAAAACGTGGACAAAAGCAGGCGCGTTCGATACACAGAACGGCCtttaacacacagtaacaactCGCTCTTCAGTG AGCTGAAGCCTGTCGATGCGGCAAAGAATCCTGGAACAGCAGAAGTGCTTGTACACAACACATGTGACCTGGACGCATCCCAAATCTCAA ACGGTTCGAGTCCTGATAGAGAAGAAGTGATCGCAGAAACATGCGCCTTTGAACTACTTGTCAAGCATCCCATG AAAAGTGACGTGGCTGCAGTGCAGCCGAGGAGCTCGAACCCTCTCTGGAAAAATAACGTTTCTTTAAA TCCAGACTCCACTATGGAAAGTTCCCCGTCTCTTCTCCCCCGAGTCAAGAGGTTTTCAGCGGACAGCTTCAATCACAAAGCTAAAAGGAAGAAGGAGGAAATTCAGAGGAAAGAGGACAACAAACATGGGACCCAGGAGCGGGTGGACTCACAGAAGGaaggcaaacacacagaacCCGAACTGATCGAACGCACCTCAACACCAAATCAAAGTCTCGTGAAGCAGCTGCCGGACAGCAAGGATAAAGAGAGACAG GTTGATTCAGGACAAAATGAGCCCAGTCTTTTTTCTGCAAGTCCTGCTTTCAAGAAACCAGACGTGAGGTGTAAAGGATCGGGGGACGGCGCTGGGAGGAAAAGAACCCCCCTGCAGGACGTGTCACGTGACCGACATGAAGCAGAGAATG CGGAAAGGAAATGCAAAGTGGAACCAATGTGGAGCATTGACCCTGCGCTCGCCCTGTCCATGTACGacagtgagtggagaggagatgAG caaacagagaaagagtGTCATGGAGAACTCCCAGACACCGACTGCACCTGGGTCAGTCACAGTTTACTCCAGCGTCAGGGAGAGAATGACCGGGCCCGAGAGGACAGCGTTTCAG GACTCGGTGAGAAGGCCAATGACAGTTTGGACATGATGTTTGATACCACAGCTTGTGGGGAATACATGTCTTACAACAGTTCACATGTAGGCCACAGCCATCactgtggtggtgatgatgatgatgatgatgaagaagaagaagaagaagaagaagaagaagaaaaggaaaatg AACAAGATGCTCCTGAAAACTCTCCAGGTCAAAGCAAATCTCG ACACCCAACATTTGCACATGTGGCCGTAGTTCGCAAGAAAGACGAGAGAAGAAAACTGAAGGGCGCTACCTGCAAGGAATGTGAAATT TATTACGCTCATCTTCCAGAGGAGGAAAAGCAAAATAAGTTGTCCGCCTGCTCGAGGCACCGCTTTCTTTACATTCCTCCTTCTACTCCGGAAAACTTCTGGGAAGTTGGATTCCcatccacacaaacatgcattgAAAGAG GTTACATCAAGGAAGAGAAGAATCCTAAGGCTCGCTCACGGAGGAGACAACCCTTGAATGCTTTATTCTCCCCAAAGCAAGAGAGCTGA
- the rbbp8 gene encoding DNA endonuclease RBBP8 isoform X1: protein MRMSSPGPSSGTNRPAELFEDLWRQLGECHQNALQELETKVGRLKKERCLDAQRLEVFYSRNQQLKEQNTSLQDAISLLEERLRAGECDRCAILEENLKNDQEQNLRLIAELKNERNVLKDENRKLQAEVQNLKMSCSELQQVSAPEQEEGVIPDSPVMPSSLPAANRLKKRKNVDKSRRVRYTERPLTHSNNSLFSELKPVDAAKNPGTAEVLVHNTCDLDASQISNGSSPDREEVIAETCAFELLVKHPMKSDVAAVQPRSSNPLWKNNVSLKPHGSSSPSTLIHSPDSTMESSPSLLPRVKRFSADSFNHKAKRKKEEIQRKEDNKHGTQERVDSQKEGKHTEPELIERTSTPNQSLVKQLPDSKDKERQVDSGQNEPSLFSASPAFKKPDVRCKGSGDGAGRKRTPLQDVSRDRHEAENAERKCKVEPMWSIDPALALSMYDSEWRGDEQTEKECHGELPDTDCTWVSHSLLQRQGENDRAREDSVSGLGEKANDSLDMMFDTTACGEYMSYNSSHVGHSHHCGGDDDDDDEEEEEEEEEEEKENEQDAPENSPGQSKSRHPTFAHVAVVRKKDERRKLKGATCKECEIYYAHLPEEEKQNKLSACSRHRFLYIPPSTPENFWEVGFPSTQTCIERGYIKEEKNPKARSRRRQPLNALFSPKQES, encoded by the exons ATGAGGATGAGCAGCCCAGGGCCGAGCAGTGGGACAAACAGACCAGCTGAACTCTTCGAGGACTTGTGGAGGCAGCTCGGAGAGTGTCACCAGAATGCACTTCAAG aACTGGAGACAAAAGTGGGCAGGTTGAAGAAGGAGCGCTGTTT AGATGCTCAGAGGCTTGAGGTGTTTTACAGTCGCAACCAGCAGCTGAAGGAGCAGAACACAAGCCTGCAGGATGCCATCAGCCTCTTGGAGGAAAG gCTCCGAGCAGGAGAATGTGATCGATGTGCCATTTTAGAGGAGAACCTGAAAAACGACCAGGAGCAGAATCTGCGTCTCATCGCTGAACTGA agaatgaaagaaacgTCCTGAAGGATGAGAACAGAAAACTACAAGCTGAAGTGCAGAACTTAAAGATGTCTTG CTCCGAGCTCCAACAGGTCTCAGCCCCAGAACAGGAAGAAGGCGTCATCCCTGACTCACCAGTAATGCCGAGCTCGCTGCCCGCGGCGAACAGACTGAAGAAACGTAAAAACGTGGACAAAAGCAGGCGCGTTCGATACACAGAACGGCCtttaacacacagtaacaactCGCTCTTCAGTG AGCTGAAGCCTGTCGATGCGGCAAAGAATCCTGGAACAGCAGAAGTGCTTGTACACAACACATGTGACCTGGACGCATCCCAAATCTCAA ACGGTTCGAGTCCTGATAGAGAAGAAGTGATCGCAGAAACATGCGCCTTTGAACTACTTGTCAAGCATCCCATG AAAAGTGACGTGGCTGCAGTGCAGCCGAGGAGCTCGAACCCTCTCTGGAAAAATAACGTTTCTTTAAA GCCTCATGGCTCCTCTTCTCCGTCCACACTGATCCACAGTCCAGACTCCACTATGGAAAGTTCCCCGTCTCTTCTCCCCCGAGTCAAGAGGTTTTCAGCGGACAGCTTCAATCACAAAGCTAAAAGGAAGAAGGAGGAAATTCAGAGGAAAGAGGACAACAAACATGGGACCCAGGAGCGGGTGGACTCACAGAAGGaaggcaaacacacagaacCCGAACTGATCGAACGCACCTCAACACCAAATCAAAGTCTCGTGAAGCAGCTGCCGGACAGCAAGGATAAAGAGAGACAG GTTGATTCAGGACAAAATGAGCCCAGTCTTTTTTCTGCAAGTCCTGCTTTCAAGAAACCAGACGTGAGGTGTAAAGGATCGGGGGACGGCGCTGGGAGGAAAAGAACCCCCCTGCAGGACGTGTCACGTGACCGACATGAAGCAGAGAATG CGGAAAGGAAATGCAAAGTGGAACCAATGTGGAGCATTGACCCTGCGCTCGCCCTGTCCATGTACGacagtgagtggagaggagatgAG caaacagagaaagagtGTCATGGAGAACTCCCAGACACCGACTGCACCTGGGTCAGTCACAGTTTACTCCAGCGTCAGGGAGAGAATGACCGGGCCCGAGAGGACAGCGTTTCAG GACTCGGTGAGAAGGCCAATGACAGTTTGGACATGATGTTTGATACCACAGCTTGTGGGGAATACATGTCTTACAACAGTTCACATGTAGGCCACAGCCATCactgtggtggtgatgatgatgatgatgatgaagaagaagaagaagaagaagaagaagaagaaaaggaaaatg AACAAGATGCTCCTGAAAACTCTCCAGGTCAAAGCAAATCTCG ACACCCAACATTTGCACATGTGGCCGTAGTTCGCAAGAAAGACGAGAGAAGAAAACTGAAGGGCGCTACCTGCAAGGAATGTGAAATT TATTACGCTCATCTTCCAGAGGAGGAAAAGCAAAATAAGTTGTCCGCCTGCTCGAGGCACCGCTTTCTTTACATTCCTCCTTCTACTCCGGAAAACTTCTGGGAAGTTGGATTCCcatccacacaaacatgcattgAAAGAG GTTACATCAAGGAAGAGAAGAATCCTAAGGCTCGCTCACGGAGGAGACAACCCTTGAATGCTTTATTCTCCCCAAAGCAAGAGAGCTGA
- the fam168b gene encoding myelin-associated neurite-outgrowth inhibitor, with protein MNPVYSPSPTGVPFTNTKGLGYPAGFPVGYATAPAYNPNIYAGANAAFPSGYAPGTPFKMSCSPNTGTVPPYTSSPNPYPAAVYPVRSTYPQQNPYAQALIPSQQQGTYYTQPLYAAPPHVIHHTTVVQPNGMPAMYAQTIPHHRPNGVTMGMVAGTTMAMSAGTLLTTPSPASVAPHPVTMPTYRTPGTPSYSYVPPQW; from the exons ATGAATCCGGTTTACAGCCCTTCACCAACAGGGGTCCCCTTTACCAATACTAAAGGTTTAGGCTACCCAG CTGGATTCCCTGTTGGCTACGCAACTGCTCCAGCGTACAATCCCAACATCTACGCAGGAGCAAATGCAGCCTTCCCGAGTG GTTACGCCCCGGGCACTCCTTTCAAAATGTCCTGCTCTCCCAACACGGGCACAGTCCCACCCTACACCTCCTCGCCCAACCCCTACCCTGCTGCTGTTTACCCTGTCAGGAGCACCTACCCCCAACAGAACCCATATGCACAG GCATTAATACCCTCACAACAGCAGGGCACTTACTACACACAGCCGCTGTACGCTGCACCGCCTCATGTTATCCATCACACGACGGTGGTCCAGCCGAACGGGATGCCTGCCATGTATGCCCAGACCATCCCTCATCACCGCCCCAACGGCGTCACCATGGGGATGGTAGCAGGCACCACCATGGCCATGTCCGCTG GGACTTTGTTGACAACTCCATCACCAGCATCTGTTGCCCCCCACCCGGTCACGATGCCCACATATCGGACTCCCGGCACACCCAGCTACAGCTATGTGCCGCCGCAGTGGTGA